Proteins found in one Verrucomicrobiota bacterium genomic segment:
- a CDS encoding alpha-glucuronidase family glycosyl hydrolase, which produces MIVSRTVMLPNRLAASLAAGSAMAKKTNFLSVNQKQMPPHTTSSHKTKRIMILPTSFLILLMAVGCQFTQAYADDGYRLWMRYDPIPDSARLSQCRNTFAALLIATGSPTEDAIKNELLIGIGGLTKGTIPLVNSVDHDGILVIGTPQNSPLIASLPWVKEIEALGPEGYSIRSIKMNGHAVTVIASTGKLGELYGSFDLLRRIQTGLSVTDLAINEQPKLKLRLLNHWDNLNGKIPNGYSGKSIWTWSPTPLDESRVRDYARANASIGINGTVLNDVNANSLYLDAKKLKRVQEIAKILRPYGIRVYLSAKFSAPVVLGGLNTADPLDSNVIVYWKKKADEIYALIPDFGGFLVKANSEGQPGPLTYHRTHADGANMLGNALAPHGGIVIWRTFVYDKRGGGRDGDRTAQAYDQLHGFDGHFASNVMLQVKNGPIDFQPREPFNPLFGAMPKTPLMAEVQIVQEYTGEGKMLVYLGTMWKEFLQADTFAQGPGSTVTKVLEGQLSPQKLTGMAGVANVSDIRNWCEHPFAQANWYAFGRLAWNPELGAEDIAREWVHMTFKSDTETEQKIVKIMMESHEAFVSYETPIGLTHLMGHPSHYVPKPSSRMLYHCADKIGLGFDRTSTGSTGIDCYQSGARDLFANLKTCPENLLLWFHHIPWDHRMASGKTMWDELCLHYQSGVNWVHQTRKVWDGFSGTIDPEQQRLVAQLLAIQEKDAEHWRNVCLTYFQTFSKRPYPDHVKVIPEEGH; this is translated from the coding sequence ATGATCGTAAGTCGAACCGTAATGCTCCCTAACCGCCTCGCGGCCAGTCTGGCGGCAGGGAGCGCGATGGCTAAAAAAACCAATTTCCTATCAGTTAATCAAAAGCAGATGCCTCCCCACACCACATCATCGCACAAAACCAAAAGAATCATGATCCTGCCTACAAGTTTTTTAATTTTATTAATGGCAGTGGGATGCCAATTTACCCAAGCGTATGCCGATGACGGCTATCGCCTGTGGATGCGTTATGACCCAATCCCAGATTCAGCACGATTAAGCCAATGCCGTAATACCTTTGCCGCGCTGCTGATCGCCACCGGGTCGCCTACCGAAGATGCGATAAAAAACGAACTCTTGATTGGCATCGGCGGATTGACCAAAGGCACAATACCCTTGGTCAATTCGGTCGATCATGACGGGATCCTCGTGATAGGGACGCCGCAAAATTCTCCCCTGATCGCAAGTTTACCTTGGGTAAAGGAAATTGAGGCCTTGGGGCCGGAAGGATATTCTATCCGCTCCATAAAAATGAACGGTCACGCCGTGACCGTGATTGCCTCAACGGGAAAGCTGGGCGAGCTTTACGGAAGCTTTGATTTGTTGCGCCGCATTCAAACAGGATTATCTGTCACAGATCTGGCCATCAACGAACAACCAAAACTCAAGCTGCGCCTGCTAAACCATTGGGATAATTTAAACGGGAAAATCCCCAATGGATATTCAGGGAAATCAATCTGGACATGGAGCCCCACCCCACTTGATGAGAGCCGCGTGCGCGATTACGCACGGGCCAATGCGTCCATCGGGATCAATGGGACTGTGCTGAATGACGTCAATGCGAATAGCTTATATCTGGATGCCAAAAAATTGAAAAGAGTTCAGGAAATAGCAAAAATCCTTCGCCCTTATGGGATTCGCGTCTATCTGAGTGCTAAATTCTCTGCACCAGTTGTTCTGGGCGGCCTGAACACGGCCGATCCACTGGATTCAAATGTCATAGTCTATTGGAAGAAAAAGGCCGACGAAATTTATGCATTAATCCCTGATTTTGGCGGGTTTTTGGTCAAGGCGAATAGCGAGGGACAGCCTGGCCCGTTGACGTACCACCGTACACATGCCGATGGCGCTAACATGCTGGGAAATGCGCTGGCTCCACATGGGGGCATCGTTATATGGAGAACGTTCGTGTACGACAAAAGAGGTGGAGGGAGGGACGGAGATCGGACCGCACAAGCCTACGATCAATTACATGGCTTCGACGGACACTTCGCATCGAACGTCATGTTGCAGGTCAAAAATGGACCGATCGACTTTCAACCAAGGGAGCCCTTTAACCCTCTTTTTGGCGCCATGCCTAAGACGCCACTAATGGCCGAAGTGCAAATCGTTCAAGAATATACCGGAGAGGGCAAGATGTTGGTGTATTTGGGAACCATGTGGAAGGAATTCCTCCAAGCAGACACCTTCGCCCAAGGTCCCGGATCAACGGTAACCAAGGTGCTGGAAGGTCAGTTGTCCCCGCAAAAGCTCACCGGCATGGCTGGGGTGGCAAACGTGAGCGACATTCGCAATTGGTGTGAACATCCCTTCGCCCAGGCCAATTGGTATGCCTTCGGTCGCCTCGCTTGGAACCCCGAACTCGGGGCAGAGGATATTGCCCGGGAGTGGGTTCACATGACGTTTAAATCCGATACCGAGACGGAACAAAAAATTGTTAAAATCATGATGGAGTCTCACGAAGCATTCGTCTCTTACGAAACTCCCATCGGCTTGACGCATCTTATGGGACATCCGTCGCATTATGTCCCCAAACCATCAAGTCGCATGCTTTACCATTGCGCCGATAAAATCGGCCTTGGGTTTGATCGCACCAGCACCGGCAGTACGGGCATAGACTGTTATCAGTCAGGCGCACGGGATTTGTTTGCCAATCTTAAGACGTGCCCGGAAAATCTGCTGCTCTGGTTTCATCACATACCATGGGATCATCGAATGGCCTCGGGCAAAACGATGTGGGACGAGTTGTGCCTCCACTACCAATCCGGCGTCAATTGGGTACACCAGACGCGGAAGGTGTGGGATGGATTTTCGGGCACCATAGATCCCGAGCAACAGCGCCTCGTCGCTCAACTTTTAGCCATTCAGGAAAAGGACGCGGAGCACTGGAGAAATGTCTGCCTAACCTACTTCCAGACCTTCTCAAAGCGCCCCTATCCGGACCATGTCAAGGTCA
- a CDS encoding phosphoenolpyruvate carboxykinase (GTP), which produces MATAPTNNKKLLAWVEEMVKLCKPANVHWCDGTQAEYDKLCQLMVDHGTFTKLDEKLRPNSFLARSHPSDVARVEDRTFICSKTKEEAGPNNNWADPVEMKQKMVALFDGCMAGRTMYVLPFSMGPLTSPIRKIGIEITDSPYVVVNMHIMTRTGTAVLQNLGDGEYIPCMHSVGAPLKPGQADVAWPCEPDPQKKYIVHLVEEPAIWSYGSGYGGNALLGKKCLALRIASVVAKREGWMAEHMLILGITSPAGKKYYVAAAFPSACGKTNLAMMQPSLPGWKVSCLGDDIAWIRVGQDGRLYAMNPETGFFGVAPGTSAKSNPNALKACAKNTIFTNVVLTPENDIWWEDMGVPAPAKGIDWEGKEWTPASGRKGAHPNSRFTAPAGQCPVIDPDWEKPEGVPLSAILFGGRRPSTIPLVNEAFSWEHGVFMGAACGSETTAAALGKAGVLRRDPFAMLPFCGYNMADYFAHWMSFAKRTDRSKLPKIYFVNWFRKSPQDKWLWPGYGDNSRVLKWVCERVEGTAKAEQTPIGNLPAKDGLDLAGLNMPAEDLSQLLSVDKEGWKKEADEIANYYKVYGAHLPVELTKELEELKKRLG; this is translated from the coding sequence ATGGCTACTGCTCCAACAAACAACAAGAAGCTCCTCGCCTGGGTCGAGGAGATGGTCAAACTGTGTAAACCCGCGAATGTCCACTGGTGTGACGGCACCCAGGCGGAGTACGATAAACTCTGCCAGTTGATGGTGGACCATGGCACGTTCACTAAACTGGACGAAAAGTTGCGTCCGAATTCCTTCCTGGCGCGTTCGCATCCCAGCGACGTCGCCCGTGTGGAAGACCGCACGTTCATTTGCTCCAAGACCAAGGAGGAAGCCGGTCCCAATAACAATTGGGCCGATCCGGTTGAGATGAAGCAGAAGATGGTGGCGCTGTTCGACGGTTGCATGGCCGGACGCACGATGTACGTGTTGCCGTTCTCCATGGGGCCGCTGACTTCGCCGATCCGCAAGATCGGCATCGAGATCACCGACTCTCCCTATGTCGTGGTCAACATGCACATCATGACCCGCACCGGTACGGCGGTGTTGCAGAACCTTGGCGATGGCGAGTATATCCCCTGCATGCATTCGGTGGGTGCTCCGTTGAAGCCCGGGCAGGCAGACGTGGCTTGGCCGTGCGAGCCTGATCCGCAGAAGAAATATATTGTCCATTTGGTGGAAGAACCCGCGATCTGGTCGTATGGCTCGGGTTACGGTGGCAACGCGTTGCTCGGCAAAAAGTGCCTGGCGCTGCGCATCGCCTCTGTGGTGGCCAAGCGCGAAGGCTGGATGGCCGAGCACATGCTCATCCTGGGCATCACCTCGCCGGCCGGCAAGAAATACTATGTCGCCGCCGCGTTCCCGAGTGCCTGTGGCAAAACCAATCTCGCCATGATGCAGCCGAGCCTGCCGGGCTGGAAAGTCTCCTGCCTGGGTGACGACATTGCCTGGATCCGGGTTGGCCAGGATGGCCGCTTGTACGCGATGAACCCCGAGACCGGTTTCTTCGGGGTCGCCCCGGGGACTTCCGCGAAGTCGAATCCGAACGCCCTCAAGGCCTGCGCCAAGAACACGATCTTCACGAACGTGGTGCTTACGCCCGAAAACGACATCTGGTGGGAAGACATGGGCGTGCCGGCTCCGGCCAAGGGTATTGACTGGGAAGGTAAGGAATGGACTCCGGCGTCCGGTCGCAAGGGTGCCCATCCTAACTCCCGCTTCACTGCTCCGGCGGGCCAATGCCCGGTCATTGATCCGGATTGGGAAAAGCCGGAAGGCGTGCCGCTCTCGGCGATCCTGTTCGGCGGACGACGTCCGTCCACCATCCCGCTGGTGAACGAGGCGTTCTCTTGGGAACACGGCGTTTTCATGGGGGCCGCCTGCGGCTCTGAAACCACCGCCGCCGCCTTGGGCAAGGCCGGGGTGCTCCGCCGCGATCCGTTCGCCATGCTGCCGTTCTGCGGCTACAACATGGCGGATTACTTCGCTCACTGGATGTCCTTCGCCAAGCGGACGGACCGTTCCAAGCTGCCGAAAATTTACTTCGTCAACTGGTTCCGCAAGAGCCCGCAAGATAAGTGGTTGTGGCCGGGTTACGGTGACAACAGCCGCGTGCTCAAGTGGGTTTGCGAACGCGTGGAAGGCACCGCTAAGGCGGAACAGACGCCGATTGGCAATCTGCCCGCTAAGGACGGGCTCGACCTGGCTGGCCTGAACATGCCAGCCGAAGACCTCAGCCAGCTTTTGTCCGTGGACAAGGAAGGCTGGAAGAAGGAAGCGGATGAAATCGCCAACTACTACAAGGTCTATGGCGCGCATCTGCCGGTCGAATTGACCAAGGAACTCGAAGAGCTGAAGAAGCGCTTGGGTTAA